The Kluyvera intermedia genome window below encodes:
- the dapB gene encoding 4-hydroxy-tetrahydrodipicolinate reductase produces the protein MHDAQIRVAIAGAGGRMGRQLIQATMAMEGVQLGAALERDGSSLLGSDAGELAGVGKSGVTVQSSLEAVKDDFDVFIDFTRPEGTLTHLAFCRQHAKGMVIGTTGFDDAGKQAIRDASQDIAIVFAANFSVGVNVMLKLLEKAAKVMGDYTDIEIIEAHHRHKVDAPSGTALAMGEAIAGALDKDLKDCAVYSREGYTGERVPGTIGFATVRAGDIVGEHTAMFADIGERVEITHKASSRMTFANGAVRSALWLNAKSNGLFDMRDVLNLNDL, from the coding sequence ATGCATGATGCACAAATCCGCGTCGCCATTGCAGGCGCCGGTGGCCGCATGGGACGGCAGTTAATTCAGGCCACGATGGCGATGGAAGGAGTACAACTGGGGGCGGCACTCGAGCGTGATGGCTCCTCTTTACTGGGCAGCGATGCCGGTGAACTGGCGGGCGTTGGAAAATCTGGCGTAACCGTTCAGAGCAGCCTCGAAGCGGTAAAAGACGATTTCGATGTCTTTATCGATTTTACCCGCCCGGAAGGCACGCTGACGCATCTGGCATTTTGTCGGCAGCACGCAAAAGGCATGGTGATTGGCACGACCGGGTTTGATGATGCCGGTAAGCAGGCCATTCGCGATGCATCGCAGGATATTGCCATTGTGTTTGCCGCCAACTTTAGCGTTGGCGTGAACGTGATGCTTAAACTGCTGGAGAAAGCGGCGAAGGTGATGGGCGACTACACCGACATCGAAATTATTGAAGCGCACCACCGTCATAAAGTCGACGCACCGTCAGGGACGGCGCTGGCGATGGGGGAGGCGATTGCCGGGGCGCTGGATAAAGATCTGAAAGACTGCGCGGTCTATTCCCGCGAAGGTTATACCGGCGAGCGTGTACCGGGCACCATCGGATTTGCCACCGTGCGCGCGGGCGATATCGTTGGTGAACATACCGCGATGTTTGCCGATATTGGCGAGCGTGTGGAGATTACTCACAAGGCTTCCAGCCGGATGACCTTTGCTAACGGCGCGGTCAGATCGGCATTGTGGCTTAATGCTAAGTCAAATGGTCTTTTTGATATGCGTGATGTGCTGAATTTGAATGATCTATAG